One Rhodothermaceae bacterium DNA window includes the following coding sequences:
- the gatC gene encoding Asp-tRNA(Asn)/Glu-tRNA(Gln) amidotransferase subunit GatC, producing the protein MPISRKEVRHIAKLAKLRFTEAEEEVLAHDMSRILDYMGTLNQLDTSDIEPVTHVHDLTHAVRADSVQERIKHEEALSNAPDTDGDYFRVPKVIGQ; encoded by the coding sequence ATGCCTATTTCAAGAAAAGAAGTTCGTCACATTGCAAAGTTGGCCAAACTGCGATTTACAGAGGCCGAGGAGGAAGTCCTGGCTCATGACATGAGTCGAATTCTTGATTATATGGGGACGTTGAACCAGCTGGACACCTCAGATATAGAGCCGGTTACGCACGTACACGATCTTACACATGCCGTACGCGCAGATTCAGTTCAGGAGCGTATAAAGCATGAAGAAGCACTTAGCAATGCACCGGATACCGATGGGGATTACTTCCGGGTTCCGAAAGTCATTGGGCAGTAA
- a CDS encoding PorT family protein, with translation MRSLKLLILSGLFLTVPVSVNAQRVTGGLKFGITNTTFIGNLAAGETTWESITGVAGGGTAELRIVGGLSVVGELLYLRMGAKTRVQYNDFPGLLTSRASYLSAPVLLQFRFDPSGLVRPRIFLGGAALFVIDSAILVEATDTGQIFIEENESIETLDYGLMVGAGIDFDVAAQHLSLELRYYQGQRDVTKPDSETGELTVLNNEGWMIMAGVLF, from the coding sequence ATGCGAAGCCTTAAGCTGCTGATATTGTCTGGACTTTTTCTGACGGTACCAGTGTCCGTCAATGCACAACGTGTAACCGGGGGACTGAAATTCGGCATCACGAACACAACTTTTATTGGCAACCTTGCCGCGGGTGAAACTACATGGGAAAGCATTACAGGCGTTGCCGGAGGAGGAACAGCTGAACTGCGCATTGTCGGCGGCCTTAGTGTAGTTGGTGAATTACTCTACCTTCGTATGGGTGCCAAGACCCGGGTACAATACAATGATTTTCCTGGCCTGCTAACCAGTAGGGCATCGTATTTATCGGCACCTGTTCTGCTTCAATTCCGTTTTGATCCCTCGGGGCTTGTTCGGCCTCGTATTTTCCTTGGAGGCGCCGCTTTATTTGTGATAGACTCTGCGATTCTTGTGGAGGCCACTGATACTGGACAGATCTTTATTGAGGAAAACGAATCCATTGAAACCCTTGATTATGGGTTGATGGTCGGAGCCGGCATTGATTTCGATGTGGCGGCTCAACACCTATCATTGGAGTTGAGATATTATCAAGGCCAACGTGATGTCACCAAGCCTGATTCCGAAACGGGCGAATTAACTGTCCTGAATAACGAGGGTTGGATGATTATGGCTGGAGTGCTTTTTTAG
- a CDS encoding glycosyltransferase yields MGEGRRIVLVSPMYPYRGGIAHLSETLAAGLIARGHRVHAITFTRQYPEFLFPGRTQYETETDIERAVEAERVIDSINPLSWWKTVKRIRELGAEVVIFRYWMPFFAPVFGTMARKLARSNITSLVVVDNALPHERRLGDIALGRYFFKAVQGCVVMSSSVDKDLDQLGVSCPRAFAPHPVYDIFGKAASQTHARSKLQLDQNLPVILFFGFVRRYKGLHILLDSMQQVRAALPDIRLIVAGEFYEDEASYRDKVESLGLSGQVRFVNEYIPKDKVADYFAAANVVVQPYLSATQSGVAQVAYQFDVPVITTDVGGLAEVVPHEESGLIVPPNDPSALAKAIVRYFVEGMQDDLVEGVRRHKQSLGWDRLLDAVESIM; encoded by the coding sequence ATGGGTGAGGGACGAAGGATCGTACTTGTCAGCCCTATGTATCCCTACCGGGGAGGCATTGCTCATCTGTCCGAAACACTAGCGGCAGGCCTGATCGCTCGTGGGCATCGAGTTCATGCTATCACGTTCACGCGTCAATATCCAGAGTTTCTTTTCCCAGGTCGGACTCAATATGAAACTGAAACGGACATCGAAAGGGCTGTGGAGGCTGAGCGAGTGATCGATTCGATAAACCCTCTGTCATGGTGGAAGACTGTTAAACGTATCCGGGAACTGGGGGCAGAGGTGGTGATTTTTCGCTACTGGATGCCATTTTTTGCTCCGGTTTTTGGTACAATGGCACGCAAGCTTGCTCGTAGCAATATCACATCTTTGGTTGTGGTTGATAATGCGTTACCGCATGAGCGCCGGCTGGGCGATATCGCTTTAGGACGCTACTTCTTCAAGGCAGTACAAGGGTGTGTGGTAATGTCCTCATCGGTGGATAAGGACTTGGACCAACTTGGAGTCTCTTGCCCGCGCGCTTTCGCACCGCATCCGGTCTATGATATCTTCGGTAAGGCGGCCAGTCAAACTCATGCGCGTTCAAAATTACAGCTGGATCAGAATTTGCCAGTGATTCTATTTTTTGGGTTTGTGCGACGATACAAAGGGCTTCATATTCTTTTAGACAGCATGCAGCAGGTTCGGGCTGCACTCCCTGACATCCGCTTAATCGTAGCTGGAGAGTTTTATGAGGACGAGGCATCCTACAGGGATAAGGTTGAGTCATTAGGACTATCCGGGCAAGTGAGATTTGTCAACGAATACATTCCCAAAGACAAAGTGGCTGACTACTTTGCTGCAGCCAATGTGGTTGTACAGCCGTACTTATCTGCAACCCAGAGTGGGGTTGCACAGGTTGCCTACCAGTTTGACGTTCCTGTGATTACTACGGATGTAGGTGGGCTTGCCGAGGTTGTACCTCATGAAGAATCGGGGCTTATTGTTCCCCCGAATGATCCATCTGCATTGGCCAAAGCTATCGTACGATATTTTGTAGAGGGGATGCAAGACGATCTTGTAGAGGGGGTACGACGCCATAAACAATCTCTGGGATGGGACAGGCTGCTCGATGCGGTTGAATCAATCATGTAA
- a CDS encoding DUF4342 domain-containing protein — MTSQNNNIKERLGERFEEIKVEGSQLVNKVKELVREGNARKISIIKDGRTLAEFPMYVGLVGSGAAVFFAAPLAAIAAIAALVTEVTVRIEREPSEGIERSSSQDLDDLP, encoded by the coding sequence ATGACTTCACAAAACAACAATATAAAAGAGCGGCTCGGAGAGCGCTTTGAAGAAATCAAAGTAGAAGGCTCCCAACTAGTCAACAAAGTGAAAGAACTTGTGCGAGAAGGAAACGCTCGCAAAATATCCATTATCAAAGATGGCCGAACCCTTGCCGAATTCCCAATGTACGTGGGCCTCGTGGGTTCTGGTGCAGCAGTTTTCTTTGCTGCACCGCTCGCCGCGATTGCTGCAATTGCGGCGCTGGTGACAGAAGTCACAGTACGCATCGAACGTGAGCCTTCTGAAGGCATTGAACGGAGTTCTTCACAAGATTTGGATGACCTGCCGTGA
- a CDS encoding threo-3-hydroxy-L-aspartate ammonia-lyase, producing MTVPCSVGSDDVCLAAEQLQDIVHKTPVLTSRTVDARIGARVYFKCENFQRSGSFKFRGAYNTLRQLPATTEKVLTFSSGNHAQAVALAGALLDTQPTIIMPHDAPPVKRAATAGYGAKIIPYDRNEISREALAEQLATEQGLPIIPPYDHPYIVAGQGTAALELLQDYPDLDVLLVPCGGGGLLSGSLLAAQAINSSIQVVGVEPGAANDAALSFKSGVLHTVHNPETIADGARTPSLGVLTFEIIRNLAHDIVTVSDAAILSAMQLLWERMKIVVEPTGALGMAALLSKAADVEGMNVGVILSGGNVGLDQMQSYLGAT from the coding sequence GTGACTGTACCCTGTAGTGTAGGGAGTGACGATGTCTGTTTGGCCGCCGAACAACTTCAGGACATCGTCCATAAGACTCCCGTTCTCACCTCCAGGACTGTAGATGCACGCATAGGAGCACGCGTGTATTTCAAGTGTGAAAATTTTCAACGCTCGGGAAGTTTTAAATTCCGAGGTGCTTATAACACGTTACGTCAACTTCCAGCTACTACCGAGAAAGTTCTTACGTTTTCTTCCGGCAACCATGCCCAGGCCGTAGCGCTTGCTGGAGCGCTACTGGATACCCAACCCACGATCATCATGCCCCACGATGCCCCTCCGGTAAAACGGGCTGCAACCGCTGGATACGGGGCGAAAATTATTCCCTATGATCGTAATGAGATCAGCCGTGAAGCATTGGCAGAGCAGTTGGCTACAGAGCAGGGACTCCCGATTATTCCGCCGTATGATCACCCATATATTGTCGCTGGTCAAGGGACTGCCGCACTGGAACTGCTACAGGACTATCCAGACTTGGACGTACTCCTGGTCCCATGCGGCGGCGGTGGGCTGCTGTCTGGTTCTCTACTTGCGGCCCAAGCGATCAATTCATCGATCCAGGTCGTCGGAGTCGAACCCGGTGCAGCAAATGATGCTGCACTCAGCTTCAAAAGCGGTGTCCTGCATACGGTACATAATCCGGAAACCATCGCAGATGGTGCTCGCACACCATCACTTGGGGTCCTGACATTTGAAATCATACGTAACCTCGCACACGATATCGTAACCGTGTCTGACGCGGCAATTCTGTCCGCCATGCAGCTACTGTGGGAGCGAATGAAGATCGTTGTTGAACCAACGGGGGCCTTGGGGATGGCTGCACTACTGAGCAAAGCAGCCGATGTAGAAGGGATGAACGTGGGAGTTATTCTGAGTGGCGGGAATGTCGGCCTGGATCAAATGCAATCCTATCTCGGTGCGACCTGA
- the surE gene encoding 5'/3'-nucleotidase SurE, with translation MISSRRRPLILVTNDDGITSPGIRALTKAMDEVGDVMVVAPLDDQTAVGHSITLDHPIRVETYNFGDELSHIRALGITGTPCDCMKLALHELLHRKPDLAVSGINRGSNIAINVIYSGTISAATESSVNGIDSIAFSLDSKDPDADYSPAGNYAKVIAQKVLRSQLPRGVVLSANIPAIPEAQIRGIQVARQARSRWEEGFVGRTDPSNRSYYWYRGMMNVLDTGDDTDTGALENGYVSVTPLQYDRTAHGCIDVLKTWRWSELTD, from the coding sequence ATGATTAGCTCTCGCCGGCGACCGTTGATTTTGGTTACGAATGATGATGGGATTACTTCCCCTGGTATTCGTGCGTTAACGAAGGCGATGGATGAGGTGGGAGATGTAATGGTCGTTGCTCCACTTGATGATCAAACTGCAGTGGGACATTCGATTACCCTGGACCATCCTATTCGGGTAGAGACCTACAACTTTGGGGACGAGCTAAGTCATATTCGAGCTTTAGGCATTACCGGAACCCCCTGTGATTGTATGAAGCTGGCATTGCATGAGTTATTACATCGTAAACCGGACTTGGCGGTCAGTGGCATTAACAGAGGGTCCAACATCGCAATTAACGTAATCTATTCAGGCACAATCAGTGCAGCGACAGAATCGTCCGTGAATGGGATTGATTCCATTGCCTTCAGTCTTGACTCGAAAGACCCGGATGCTGATTATTCTCCTGCCGGTAACTATGCCAAGGTGATCGCACAGAAAGTGCTCAGAAGCCAACTACCGAGAGGTGTTGTTCTCAGTGCAAATATTCCCGCTATACCCGAGGCTCAAATTAGAGGCATACAGGTTGCCCGACAGGCCCGATCAAGATGGGAAGAGGGCTTCGTTGGGCGAACGGACCCCTCAAACAGGTCTTATTACTGGTACCGCGGTATGATGAATGTATTGGATACAGGTGACGACACCGATACTGGGGCCCTCGAAAATGGATATGTATCAGTCACACCGCTACAGTATGATCGTACTGCCCATGGATGTATTGATGTGCTAAAGACGTGGCGTTGGTCAGAGCTTACGGATTAA
- the panB gene encoding 3-methyl-2-oxobutanoate hydroxymethyltransferase: MEGVRRVTTQTFRQLKDASIPIAMLTAYDYTMARILDRAGVDAILVGDSASNVVAGHETTLPITLEHMIYHAQCVVRAVKRALVIVDLPFGAYQGNSKEALISSIRVMKEAGAHAVKIEGGTAVVPTMERILHAGIPVMGHLGLTPQSIYRFGTYKVRAREPEEADQLRQDALALEKAGCFAIVLEKIPAKLAGEISASLSIPTIGIGAGNACDGQILVINDALGLNDDFHPRFVRRYANLIDSISDSVKNYVEDVRSHSFPSSEESY; this comes from the coding sequence ATGGAAGGCGTTAGGCGGGTTACGACCCAGACGTTCCGCCAGTTGAAGGATGCCAGCATCCCGATTGCGATGCTTACGGCATACGACTACACCATGGCACGCATATTAGACCGTGCAGGTGTAGATGCTATCTTGGTAGGGGATTCGGCTTCGAATGTCGTGGCCGGACACGAAACGACTCTTCCGATCACGCTAGAGCACATGATTTATCATGCTCAGTGTGTCGTTCGAGCCGTAAAGCGAGCTCTTGTCATTGTGGACCTGCCATTTGGCGCCTATCAGGGGAACAGCAAAGAAGCATTGATTTCCTCAATTCGTGTGATGAAGGAGGCAGGGGCGCATGCAGTAAAGATAGAGGGGGGAACGGCTGTTGTGCCCACGATGGAGCGGATTCTTCACGCAGGGATCCCGGTCATGGGTCATCTAGGGTTGACTCCTCAGAGCATTTACCGATTTGGGACTTACAAGGTGCGTGCCAGAGAGCCAGAGGAGGCCGATCAACTCCGGCAGGATGCACTTGCGCTTGAGAAAGCAGGTTGTTTTGCTATTGTGTTAGAGAAAATTCCTGCTAAATTAGCTGGGGAGATCTCGGCGTCATTGAGCATTCCGACGATTGGTATTGGAGCGGGGAATGCATGTGATGGTCAAATACTGGTGATCAACGATGCACTGGGGTTAAATGATGATTTTCATCCACGTTTTGTCCGCCGCTATGCGAATCTAATAGATTCGATTTCAGACTCTGTTAAGAATTATGTGGAAGATGTGCGGAGTCATTCTTTTCCATCATCCGAGGAGAGTTATTAG
- a CDS encoding OmpH family outer membrane protein, whose amino-acid sequence MRLISLKRSTGFLFAVLFLGFATASQAQQLPALRIGYTDHEVLISNMPQTRTIQEELQAELESGQRILQSMQEDLAGKVERYQTQRALLSEERRQEREQELISLEEELRSKAGELEQELVQRELDLMGPIYQQVDTAIQTIAAEKNLDLVLRTQAGPAQPILLYVNEDRITDITLEVARELGIDVDAAMQAAGN is encoded by the coding sequence ATGCGACTCATTTCGCTTAAACGCAGCACTGGTTTTCTTTTCGCTGTGTTATTTCTTGGTTTTGCAACTGCCTCACAGGCACAACAGCTTCCAGCCCTGCGGATTGGCTACACGGATCATGAGGTACTGATCTCGAATATGCCCCAAACTCGAACGATCCAGGAGGAACTGCAGGCGGAGTTGGAAAGTGGGCAACGGATTCTTCAAAGTATGCAGGAAGATCTTGCTGGCAAGGTGGAACGCTATCAAACGCAGCGGGCTTTACTATCAGAGGAGCGCCGACAGGAACGTGAGCAGGAGCTGATTTCTTTGGAAGAAGAACTCCGCAGCAAAGCTGGAGAGTTGGAGCAGGAGTTGGTCCAACGTGAACTAGACCTCATGGGGCCAATCTACCAGCAGGTGGATACAGCAATCCAAACGATTGCCGCAGAGAAAAATCTTGATCTCGTACTTCGCACCCAGGCGGGACCGGCGCAGCCGATCCTGCTCTATGTGAACGAAGATCGGATTACAGATATTACTCTTGAGGTCGCTCGGGAGTTAGGGATTGATGTTGACGCGGCGATGCAGGCTGCAGGCAACTAA
- a CDS encoding OmpH family outer membrane protein has product MRTLFSFGLIFVWTATAVLAQQKIAYVDSDLIYDNYPEFSTAQQSLDRVAEQWEQDLAERQDRLDEMFQEYQARELLYTAESRQQKQNEIIAAEEELERLRRQYFGPEGQLFEQQEQILRPIQEKVLIAIEEVAEAEGYDYVFDRGGDFVFLYTNEKLDITDLVLEELGIDITRTNLGR; this is encoded by the coding sequence ATGAGAACGCTATTCAGTTTCGGGTTGATTTTCGTGTGGACCGCTACTGCGGTTCTCGCACAGCAGAAAATCGCCTACGTTGATTCGGATTTGATTTACGACAATTATCCAGAGTTCTCAACGGCACAGCAGTCCTTGGACAGGGTTGCCGAACAGTGGGAACAGGATCTCGCCGAGCGTCAGGACAGACTGGATGAGATGTTCCAGGAATACCAGGCTCGAGAACTTTTATACACTGCTGAGTCACGTCAGCAAAAACAAAATGAAATCATTGCAGCAGAAGAAGAACTGGAGCGTTTACGGCGGCAATATTTCGGGCCGGAAGGACAGTTATTTGAGCAGCAAGAGCAGATCCTGCGTCCGATTCAGGAAAAAGTTCTGATCGCGATTGAGGAGGTAGCAGAAGCGGAGGGTTATGATTATGTGTTTGACCGAGGCGGCGATTTTGTTTTTTTATACACGAATGAAAAGCTCGACATTACAGATCTCGTTCTCGAGGAGTTGGGCATTGATATCACCCGCACCAATCTTGGGCGGTAA